In the genome of Capra hircus breed San Clemente chromosome 5, ASM170441v1, whole genome shotgun sequence, one region contains:
- the FKBP4 gene encoding peptidyl-prolyl cis-trans isomerase FKBP4, whose translation MTAEETKTAESGAQSATLPLEGVDISPKQDEGVLKVIKREGTGTETPMIGDRVFVHYTGWLLDGTKFDSSLDRKDRFSFDLGKGEVIKAWDIAVATMKVGEVCHITCKPEYAYGLAGSPPKIPPNATLVFEVELFEFKGEDLTEEEDGGIIRRTRTRGEGYAKPNEGAIVEVALEGYFKDQMFDQRELRFEVGEGESMDLPCGLEKAIQRMEKGEHSIVYLKPSYAFGSAGKEKFQIPPNAELKYEIHLKSFEKAKESWEMSSEEKLEQSTIVKERGTVYFKEGKYKQAVLQYKKIVSWLEYESSFSDEDAEKAQALRLASHLNLAMCHLKLQAFSAAIENCNKALELDSNNEKGLFRRGEAHLAVNDFDLARADFQKVLQLYPSNKAAKAQLVVCQQRIRKQLEKEKKLYANMFERLAEEENKAKAAVAAGDQPADAEMRDEPKNDVAGVQPQVEAEA comes from the exons ATGACCGCCGAGGAGACGAAGACGGCCGAGAGCGGAGCGCAGTCGGCGACGCTGCCCCTCGAAGGGGTGGACATCAGCCCCAAGCAGGATGAAGGGGTGCTTAAG gtCATCAAGCGCGAGGGCACGGGCACGGAGACACCCATGATCGGGGACCGTGTCTTTGTCCACTACACAGGCTGGCTGCTCGATGGCACCAAGTTCGACTCCAGCCTGGACCGCAAGGACAGGTTCTCCTTCGACCTGGGGAAAG GGGAGGTCATCAAGGCTTGGGATATCGCCGTGGCGACCATGAAGGTGGGTGAAGTGTGCCACATCACCTGCAAGCCGGAGTACGCCTACGGCTTGGCGGGCAGCCCCCCGAAGATCCCTCCCAACGCCACGCTTGTGTTCGAG GTGGAGCTGTTCGAGTTCAAGGGTGAGGACCTGACAGAAGAGGAAGACGGCGGGATCATCAGGAGAACACGGACACGGGGGGAGGGCTATGCCAAGCCCAACGAAGGCGCCATTGTGGAGG TTGCACTGGAAGGGTACTTCAAGGACCAGATGTTTGACCAGCGGGAGCTCCGCTTTGAGGTCGGCGAGGGGGAGAGCATGGATCTGCCCTGTGGGCTGGAGAAAGCCATCCAGCGCATGGAAAAAGGagaacattccattgtgtatctcAAGCCCAG CTATGCTTTCGGCAGTGCTGGGAAGGAGAAGTTCCAGATCCCACCAAATGCTGAGCTGAAGTATGAAATACATCTCAAGAGTTTTGAGAAG GCCAAGGAGTCCTGGGAGATGAGTTCAGAGGAGAAGCTGGAGCAGAGCACCATAGTGAAGGAGCGAGGCACTGTGTACTTCAAG GAAGGCAAGTACAAGCAAGCTGTGCTGCAGTACAAGAAGATTGTGTCCTGGCTGGAGTACGAGTCCAGCTTCTCTGATGAGGACGCAGAGAAGGCGCAGGCCCTTCGGCTGGCCTCCCACCTCAACCTGGCCATGTGTCATCTGAAGCTACAAGCCTTCTCTGCTGCCATTGAAAACTGCAACAAG gccctggaattaGACAGCAACAACGAGAAAGGCCTCTTCCGCCGGGGAGAGGCCCACCTGGCAGTGAATGACTTTGATTTGGCACGGGCTGACTTCCAGAAGGTTCTCCAGCTCTACCCCAGCAACAAGGCGGCCAAGGCCCAGCTGGTCGTGTGCCAGCAGCGCATCCGCAAGCAGCTTGAGAAGGAGAAGAAGCTCTACGCCAACATGTTTGAGAGGCTGGCTGAGGAGGAGAACAAG GCCAAGGCCGCAGTGGCTGCAGGAGACCAGCCGGCTGACGCTGAGATGAGGGACGAGCCGAAGAACGACGTGGCTGGGGTCCAGCCTCAGGTGGAGGCGGAAGCATAG